From Nonomuraea helvata, a single genomic window includes:
- a CDS encoding MFS transporter yields MFGFFFLAGFVMGLWAAGLPSLNDRLDLGFARLGSVLLLISGGALVSMLVAGPLVDRWSSRRVCWIGGPFSGLVLLGPALAPSYWALVVLAVVFGIGLGVTEVGMNTHSVEVERRYGRPIISAFHGTWSLGGAAGGGLTSLMLKVGVDPQWLLIVAALVVPFLYVAAARLLLPDPPAHASSPEPGATRGSSLGWGLIALLGLAAFAGHLSEGAAIDWAALHARSVLRTDPAMAPLAYTIFSVAMTSIRLLGDPIRARLGSVRTIQLAGLLATAGYVLVLASPATGELRVVCAWTGWALAGVGLATVVPVLFSAVGAVGGRVGRALAMVTAFGYSGLLLGPAVLGYVAEASSLPIALIIPAVLAAVVSLTGAPAIRSLTRLPPAAADVGDPAPASARD; encoded by the coding sequence GTGTTTGGATTCTTCTTTCTCGCCGGATTCGTCATGGGTCTGTGGGCCGCCGGGCTCCCGTCCCTGAACGACCGGCTCGACCTGGGCTTCGCCAGGCTGGGCAGCGTCCTGCTGCTGATCTCCGGCGGCGCGCTGGTGTCGATGCTGGTGGCCGGGCCCCTGGTGGACCGGTGGTCGAGCCGCCGGGTGTGCTGGATCGGCGGCCCCTTCTCCGGGCTGGTGCTGCTCGGGCCCGCGCTGGCGCCCTCGTACTGGGCGCTGGTGGTGCTGGCGGTGGTGTTCGGGATCGGGCTGGGGGTGACCGAGGTCGGCATGAACACCCACTCCGTCGAGGTCGAGCGCCGCTACGGCCGCCCGATCATCTCGGCCTTCCACGGCACGTGGAGCCTGGGCGGCGCGGCCGGCGGCGGCCTCACCTCGCTCATGCTCAAGGTGGGTGTGGATCCCCAGTGGCTGCTGATCGTGGCGGCGCTGGTGGTGCCCTTCCTGTACGTGGCCGCGGCGCGCCTGCTGCTGCCCGACCCGCCCGCGCATGCCTCCTCGCCGGAGCCGGGCGCCACCCGGGGCTCGTCGCTGGGCTGGGGGCTGATCGCGCTCCTGGGCCTGGCCGCCTTCGCCGGCCACCTGAGCGAGGGCGCCGCCATCGACTGGGCCGCGCTGCACGCCCGTTCTGTGCTGCGGACGGATCCCGCGATGGCGCCGCTCGCGTACACGATCTTCTCGGTCGCCATGACCTCCATCCGCCTGCTCGGTGACCCGATCAGGGCCCGCCTCGGCTCGGTGCGCACCATCCAGCTCGCCGGCCTCCTCGCCACGGCCGGCTACGTCCTGGTGCTGGCGTCGCCGGCGACCGGCGAGCTGCGGGTCGTCTGCGCCTGGACCGGCTGGGCCCTCGCCGGTGTGGGTCTGGCCACGGTGGTCCCGGTCCTGTTCAGCGCGGTCGGCGCCGTCGGCGGGCGGGTGGGGCGCGCGCTGGCCATGGTGACGGCCTTCGGTTACAGCGGCCTGCTCCTGGGGCCCGCGGTGCTGGGGTACGTGGCGGAGGCGTCCTCGCTCCCGATCGCGCTGATCATCCCCGCGGTCCTGGCCGCCGTCGTGAGCCTCACCGGCGCCCCCGCGATCCGCTCCCTGACCCGCCTCCCGCCCGCCGCCGCCGACGTGGGCGATCCCGCCCCCGCCAGCGCCCGCGACTGA
- a CDS encoding N-acetyltransferase family protein: protein MTNVRNLAEADLPAVADIYAHYVTGSVATFDETPLGLDAWRAKADGIVGAGLPFLVAEVDGAVAGYAYVSQYRPKPAYRHTVEDTIYLAPGLTGRGLGRLLLGELIRRTGETPARQMVAVIADSGDPASARLHKRFGFEEAGRLRAVGFKHGRWIDTVLLQLALDQNGSTTRQTSAG from the coding sequence ATGACGAACGTCCGGAACCTTGCCGAGGCCGATCTGCCGGCCGTCGCCGACATCTACGCCCACTACGTGACCGGCAGCGTGGCCACGTTCGACGAGACGCCGCTCGGGCTGGACGCGTGGCGGGCGAAGGCGGACGGCATCGTGGGCGCGGGGCTGCCGTTCCTGGTGGCCGAGGTGGACGGCGCGGTCGCCGGGTACGCCTACGTCTCCCAGTACCGCCCCAAGCCCGCCTACCGGCACACGGTCGAGGACACGATCTACCTGGCGCCCGGCCTCACGGGACGGGGGCTCGGCAGGCTGCTGCTCGGCGAGCTGATCAGGAGGACCGGTGAGACACCCGCCCGCCAGATGGTCGCGGTGATCGCCGACTCCGGCGACCCGGCCTCGGCGCGGCTGCACAAGAGGTTCGGGTTCGAGGAGGCCGGACGGCTGCGGGCGGTGGGATTCAAGCACGGCCGCTGGATCGACACGGTGCTGCTCCAGCTCGCTCTTGACCAGAACGGTTCGACCACCCGGCAAACTTCGGCAGGATAG
- a CDS encoding ROK family protein, with protein MIGATTSGELRAHNRVRLLRAVHDCGATRTRSQLTRDLNLARGTASVLVAGLAEDGLLHEEPAREHARGRPTQVPGPHPRGPLALAVDVREDAWELAACELGGRTTVLGLQPHDGTPEGVLGPLGDALAAHRRRLGHRVVGVGVALAGPVRHGGLVDIAHLGWRSVDVPQLLGLEGAEGPIVGNDTAFAALAEARRGGLQGVRVGLHLHVDFDLGGVLVVEGRPLAGASGTGAEFGHMPLTGGDRLCPCGAIGCWGMDVGANALLRHVGLAYGGGRGRAQAEQVLATSEEAVAANARALGRGVAALVNAHDPEVVTLSGHGVELYERAGQALMDSCGPGLMAIRRDHPPRIEGSALGWRGALLGAMESVFDAFLTPEGLEKWRENHPDQGRDTPERQNVTHSTLKGAKPL; from the coding sequence GTGATCGGTGCTACGACGAGTGGCGAGCTTCGCGCGCACAACCGGGTACGTCTGCTGCGCGCCGTACATGACTGCGGGGCCACCCGCACCAGGTCGCAGCTGACCCGCGACCTCAACCTCGCGAGAGGGACGGCGTCGGTGCTGGTCGCCGGGCTGGCCGAGGACGGGCTGCTGCACGAGGAGCCCGCGCGGGAGCACGCCAGGGGACGCCCGACGCAGGTGCCGGGACCGCATCCGCGCGGACCCCTCGCGCTGGCCGTGGACGTGCGCGAGGACGCCTGGGAGCTGGCGGCCTGCGAGCTGGGCGGCCGGACGACGGTCCTGGGCCTCCAGCCGCACGACGGCACGCCCGAGGGCGTTCTGGGGCCCCTGGGCGACGCCCTCGCGGCCCACCGGCGCCGCCTCGGGCACCGGGTGGTCGGCGTCGGGGTGGCCCTGGCGGGCCCGGTCCGGCACGGCGGCCTGGTGGACATCGCCCACCTGGGCTGGCGCTCGGTCGACGTGCCGCAGCTGCTCGGCCTGGAAGGGGCGGAGGGGCCGATCGTGGGGAACGACACCGCGTTCGCGGCGCTGGCCGAAGCACGGCGCGGGGGGCTGCAGGGTGTGCGGGTGGGGCTGCACCTGCACGTGGACTTCGACCTCGGCGGCGTGCTCGTGGTCGAGGGCCGGCCACTGGCCGGGGCGAGCGGCACGGGCGCCGAGTTCGGCCACATGCCGCTCACGGGCGGCGACCGCCTCTGCCCGTGCGGCGCGATCGGCTGCTGGGGCATGGACGTCGGCGCGAACGCCCTGCTCCGCCACGTCGGCCTCGCCTACGGCGGCGGCAGGGGGCGCGCCCAGGCCGAGCAGGTGCTGGCCACCAGCGAGGAGGCGGTCGCGGCCAACGCGAGAGCGCTCGGACGCGGCGTCGCGGCCCTCGTGAACGCCCACGACCCCGAGGTGGTGACCCTCTCGGGCCACGGCGTGGAGCTGTACGAACGGGCCGGGCAGGCGCTGATGGACAGCTGCGGACCCGGCCTCATGGCGATCCGCCGCGACCACCCGCCGAGGATCGAGGGCTCGGCGCTGGGCTGGCGGGGCGCGCTGCTGGGCGCGATGGAGTCGGTCTTCGACGCCTTCCTCACCCCGGAGGGCCTCGAAAAGTGGCGGGAAAACCACCCTGACCAGGGTCGCGACACGCCCGAACGACAGAATGTGACGCATTCCACGCTGAAGGGGGCGAAGCCGCTATAG
- the mihF gene encoding integration host factor, actinobacterial type: MALPTLTPEQRQAALAKAAEARAARTALLAKVKAGELTFAQLLERDDDIAKKIKVSQALRAVKGVGPAKATALMEEAGVDEKRRLGGLGAQQRKKLVDALG; this comes from the coding sequence ATGGCACTTCCCACTCTCACCCCCGAGCAGCGTCAGGCGGCTCTGGCCAAGGCGGCCGAGGCGCGTGCAGCCCGCACCGCTCTGCTCGCCAAGGTCAAGGCCGGCGAGCTGACGTTCGCCCAGCTGCTGGAGCGCGACGACGACATCGCGAAGAAGATCAAGGTCTCCCAGGCGCTCCGCGCCGTCAAGGGCGTGGGTCCGGCCAAGGCCACCGCGCTGATGGAGGAGGCGGGCGTCGACGAGAAGCGCCGTCTCGGCGGCCTGGGCGCCCAGCAGCGCAAGAAGCTGGTCGACGCGCTCGGCTAA
- a CDS encoding DEAD/DEAH box helicase, with product MEGVSLLVDRLPEDIDAEPDAIFDAFVQWNSERGLTLYPAQEEALIEVVSGSNLILATPTGSGKSLVAAGAHFAALTRDQRTFYTAPIKALVSEKFFDLCAVFGTENVGMMTGDASVNPGAPIICCTAEILANVALRDGAAADIGQVVMDEFHFYAEPDRGWAWQVPILELPNVQFILMSATLGDVSMFERDLTRRTGRPTAVVKHAERPVPLVYSYRMTPLHETLEEMLKTGQAPVYVVHFTQAAAMERAQALMSINMATKAEKEAIAAMIGGFRFTTRFGRALSRLVRHGIGVHHAGMLPKYRRLVERLAQAGLLKVICGTDTLGVGVNVPIRTVLFTALSKYDGNKVRRLRAREFHQIAGRAGRAGFDTIGYVACQAPEHDIENAKALAKIGDDPKRRRGYARKKPPEGFVGWSEDTFQKLQEAEPEPLNSRFKVSNAMLLAVINRPGDCFQAMKHLLTDNHEDRKWQRRHISQAIAIYRSLLAGGIVEQFAEPDEQGRRARLTIELQEDFALNQALSTFALAAFDLLDRESPSYALDIVSIVESILDDPRQILSAQLKKARGEAVAQMKADGIEYEERIEQLAEVMYPMPLEDLLLGAYETYRRGHPWVGDYTVSPKSVIRDMYERAMTFSEYIQFYELARSEGTVLRYLADAYRTLSRTVPEHLKTEDLVDLIEWLGELVRQVDSSLIDEWEKLTNPAEALEQKDQLETKVRPVTANPRAFRVLVRNAMFRLVELCAIEKEDELEELAPDVDWGAALDAYYADHEEIFTDADARGPALLRIEEESGLWKVRQTIKDPAGDGDWGIDAQVDLAGSDEEGRAVLHVIGLNRL from the coding sequence ATAGAGGGCGTGAGCCTTCTCGTTGACCGCCTGCCCGAAGACATCGACGCCGAGCCGGACGCCATCTTCGACGCGTTCGTGCAGTGGAACTCCGAGCGGGGGCTCACTCTCTATCCCGCCCAGGAGGAGGCGCTCATCGAGGTCGTCTCCGGCAGCAACCTGATCCTGGCCACGCCGACAGGTTCGGGCAAGTCGCTGGTGGCCGCGGGCGCCCACTTCGCCGCGCTGACGCGCGACCAGCGCACCTTCTACACCGCGCCGATCAAGGCCCTGGTGTCGGAGAAGTTCTTCGACCTGTGCGCCGTCTTCGGCACCGAGAACGTCGGCATGATGACCGGCGACGCCAGCGTCAACCCGGGCGCGCCGATCATCTGCTGCACGGCCGAGATCCTGGCCAACGTGGCCCTGCGCGACGGCGCCGCGGCCGACATCGGCCAGGTCGTCATGGACGAGTTCCACTTCTACGCCGAGCCCGACCGCGGGTGGGCCTGGCAGGTGCCGATCCTGGAGCTGCCCAACGTGCAGTTCATCCTGATGTCGGCCACGCTCGGCGACGTGTCGATGTTCGAACGCGACCTGACCAGGCGCACAGGGCGGCCGACCGCCGTGGTCAAGCACGCTGAGCGGCCGGTGCCGCTGGTCTACTCGTACCGGATGACGCCACTGCACGAGACGCTCGAGGAGATGCTCAAGACCGGGCAGGCGCCCGTCTACGTCGTGCACTTCACGCAGGCGGCGGCGATGGAGCGGGCCCAGGCCCTGATGTCCATCAACATGGCGACGAAGGCCGAGAAGGAGGCCATCGCCGCGATGATCGGCGGGTTCCGCTTCACCACCCGGTTCGGGCGGGCGCTGTCGCGGCTCGTGCGCCACGGCATCGGCGTCCACCACGCCGGGATGCTGCCGAAGTACCGGCGCCTGGTGGAGCGGCTGGCCCAGGCGGGCCTGCTGAAGGTCATCTGCGGCACCGACACCCTCGGCGTCGGCGTCAACGTGCCGATCAGGACGGTGCTGTTCACGGCGCTGTCCAAGTACGACGGCAACAAGGTGCGCCGCCTGCGCGCCCGCGAGTTCCACCAGATCGCCGGCCGGGCGGGGCGGGCCGGGTTCGACACCATCGGCTACGTCGCCTGCCAGGCCCCCGAGCACGACATCGAGAACGCCAAGGCCCTCGCCAAGATCGGCGACGACCCCAAGCGGCGGCGCGGCTACGCGCGCAAGAAGCCGCCGGAGGGGTTCGTGGGCTGGAGCGAGGACACCTTCCAGAAGCTCCAGGAGGCCGAGCCGGAGCCGCTCAACTCGCGCTTCAAGGTCAGCAACGCCATGCTGCTCGCGGTGATCAACCGGCCGGGCGACTGCTTCCAGGCGATGAAGCACCTGCTGACCGACAACCACGAGGACCGCAAGTGGCAGCGGCGGCACATCAGCCAGGCCATCGCGATCTACCGGTCACTGCTGGCGGGCGGCATCGTCGAGCAGTTCGCCGAGCCCGACGAGCAGGGCAGGCGGGCCAGGCTGACGATCGAGCTGCAGGAGGACTTCGCGCTCAACCAGGCGCTGTCCACGTTCGCGCTGGCCGCGTTCGACCTGCTCGACCGCGAGTCGCCGTCGTACGCGCTGGACATCGTCTCGATCGTGGAGTCGATCCTCGACGACCCGCGCCAGATCCTGTCGGCGCAGCTGAAGAAGGCGCGCGGCGAGGCGGTCGCGCAGATGAAGGCCGACGGCATCGAGTACGAAGAGCGCATTGAGCAGCTCGCCGAGGTCATGTATCCGATGCCGCTGGAGGACCTGCTGCTCGGGGCGTACGAGACCTACCGGCGCGGCCACCCGTGGGTGGGCGACTACACCGTCAGCCCCAAGTCCGTGATCCGCGACATGTACGAGCGGGCCATGACCTTCAGCGAGTACATCCAGTTCTACGAGCTGGCCAGGTCCGAGGGCACGGTGCTGCGTTACCTGGCCGACGCCTACCGCACGCTGTCGCGCACGGTGCCCGAGCACCTCAAGACCGAGGACCTCGTCGATCTGATCGAGTGGCTCGGCGAGCTGGTGCGCCAGGTCGACTCCTCACTCATCGACGAGTGGGAGAAGCTCACCAACCCGGCCGAGGCGCTGGAGCAGAAGGACCAGCTGGAGACCAAGGTGCGCCCGGTCACGGCCAACCCGCGGGCCTTCCGTGTGCTGGTGCGCAACGCGATGTTCCGGCTGGTCGAGCTCTGCGCCATCGAGAAGGAGGACGAGCTGGAGGAGCTCGCCCCCGACGTCGACTGGGGCGCGGCGCTGGACGCGTACTACGCCGACCACGAGGAGATCTTCACCGACGCCGACGCCCGCGGGCCCGCGCTGCTGCGGATCGAGGAG
- a CDS encoding sensor histidine kinase codes for MRRVLLDTRYTLVGFPTAVIGFVIMLAGFAAGVGTMVVWLGVPLLAGTLVAARGFADAERGWLSDVLKRPPVRPRYKPAPPGAGRFRRLVNPLTSGQSWLDLLHGIVNLPFAIVSFVLTVVFWALPLAGLTYPLYGIITTRIPGNEELPQLLGLGDGYVVNSVFYFALGLVFTLVLPFGTRGAALLRAGLGRALLTGVAELQERIDDLAEGRAAAVSAEANALRKLERDIHDGPQQRLVSLAMELSRAQRQLAKDPEAAQETIKSAIAATRETLDELRALSRGIAPPILSDRGLAPALAALAGRCTVPVDLDVQTVERYQAAVENAIYFVCAETLTNVAKHSRATTCAIQLVRIGNALVLTIGDDGVGGAHVAKGHGLAGLADRLRAVDGELEVQSPDGGPTLIVAEVPCG; via the coding sequence ATGAGGCGTGTCTTACTCGACACCCGTTACACACTGGTCGGCTTCCCGACGGCCGTCATCGGCTTCGTGATCATGCTTGCCGGCTTCGCGGCCGGCGTGGGCACCATGGTCGTATGGCTGGGCGTGCCGCTGCTGGCGGGCACGCTGGTGGCCGCGCGGGGTTTCGCCGACGCGGAGCGCGGCTGGCTGTCCGATGTGCTCAAGCGGCCGCCCGTACGGCCCCGCTACAAGCCCGCACCGCCCGGCGCGGGCCGCTTCCGCCGGCTGGTCAACCCGCTGACCAGCGGGCAGTCCTGGCTGGACCTGCTGCACGGCATCGTCAACCTGCCGTTCGCCATCGTGTCGTTCGTGCTCACGGTGGTGTTCTGGGCGCTCCCGCTCGCCGGCCTGACCTACCCGCTGTACGGCATCATCACCACGCGCATCCCGGGCAACGAGGAGCTGCCCCAGCTGCTCGGCCTGGGCGACGGCTACGTCGTCAACTCGGTCTTCTACTTCGCCCTCGGCCTGGTCTTCACGCTGGTCCTGCCGTTCGGGACGCGCGGCGCGGCGCTGCTGCGGGCGGGGCTGGGCCGGGCGCTGCTGACCGGCGTGGCCGAGCTGCAGGAGCGCATCGACGACCTGGCCGAGGGCCGGGCCGCCGCCGTCTCCGCCGAGGCCAACGCCCTGCGCAAGCTGGAGCGCGACATCCACGACGGGCCGCAGCAGCGGCTGGTCTCGCTGGCCATGGAGCTGTCCAGGGCCCAGCGGCAGCTGGCCAAGGACCCCGAGGCCGCGCAGGAAACGATCAAGTCGGCCATCGCCGCCACCCGCGAGACGCTCGACGAGCTGCGCGCGCTCTCGCGCGGCATCGCGCCGCCCATCCTGTCCGACCGCGGCCTCGCGCCCGCGCTGGCCGCCCTGGCCGGGCGCTGCACGGTCCCCGTCGACCTCGACGTGCAGACCGTCGAGCGCTACCAGGCCGCGGTGGAGAACGCGATCTACTTCGTCTGCGCCGAGACCCTCACCAACGTGGCCAAACACAGCCGCGCCACCACGTGCGCCATCCAGCTTGTCCGCATCGGTAACGCTCTCGTGCTCACGATCGGGGATGATGGGGTCGGCGGCGCGCACGTCGCCAAGGGACACGGTCTCGCCGGCCTGGCCGACCGGCTCCGCGCCGTGGACGGGGAGCTCGAGGTGCAGTCGCCGGACGGCGGGCCGACGTTGATCGTGGCGGAGGTGCCGTGCGGGTAG
- a CDS encoding response regulator transcription factor: MRVVVADDAVLIRAGLVRLLEEFGFEVVATVGDGDALVAAIAEHKPDVSVVDVRMPPSFTDEGLKAAVEARRRVPGTPVLILSQYVEVSYAEDLLADARGAVGYLLKDRVVDVDEFLEGLRRVAAGGTVFDPQVVSQLMVRRRKDDPLAQLTPREREVLGLMAEGKSNPAIGRQLVISDGAVEKHIRSIFNKLGLYAEDSDQHRRVLAVLTYLRS; this comes from the coding sequence GTGCGGGTAGTCGTGGCCGATGACGCGGTCCTGATCAGGGCGGGCCTGGTCAGGCTGCTGGAGGAGTTCGGCTTCGAGGTGGTCGCGACCGTCGGTGACGGCGACGCGCTCGTGGCGGCGATCGCCGAGCACAAGCCGGACGTGTCGGTGGTCGACGTGCGCATGCCGCCGTCGTTCACCGACGAGGGGCTCAAGGCGGCCGTGGAGGCGCGCCGCAGGGTGCCCGGGACGCCCGTGCTGATCCTCTCGCAGTACGTCGAGGTCTCCTACGCCGAGGACCTGCTCGCCGACGCCCGGGGCGCGGTGGGCTACCTCCTGAAGGACCGGGTCGTCGACGTGGACGAGTTCCTCGAGGGCCTGCGGCGGGTGGCCGCGGGCGGCACGGTGTTCGATCCGCAGGTGGTGTCCCAGTTGATGGTGCGCAGGCGCAAGGACGACCCGTTGGCGCAGCTGACGCCGCGGGAGCGGGAGGTGCTCGGGCTCATGGCCGAGGGGAAGTCCAATCCGGCCATCGGCCGGCAGCTCGTGATCAGCGACGGAGCCGTGGAGAAGCACATCCGGAGCATCTTCAACAAGCTCGGCCTCTACGCGGAGGACAGCGACCAGCATCGCCGGGTGCTCGCCGTACTCACCTATCTGCGTTCCTGA
- a CDS encoding LacI family DNA-binding transcriptional regulator: MADGPTINTIAERAGVSIASVSRVLNGLPTRQETVRKVMAAADELGYVRNAVARSLKSRRTHQVAFAMADVGNPAYLAMLRQIQPVLKAAGYRLVLHSTDAVVADEIDVLHSLGERYVDGLIMSPLRVTEAHLEMLAAARAPVVIIGSVPDGTRVDNVRADSRTGVRLAVDHLYALGRRRIAMVNGPLDTVPGASRGEAYREALRDLGVPYDENLVQIGDFYRAEGGRAVAELLARVPDVDALLCANDLIALGALDVLRAAGRRVPDDVAVVGMDDTDLAAASWPALTSVSLGSAERGKAAAELLLERLQGGDREPRLVTVPPRLVIRASTAGESAESADERERA; encoded by the coding sequence GTGGCCGACGGACCGACGATCAACACGATCGCCGAGCGCGCCGGTGTCTCGATAGCCTCCGTCTCGCGGGTGCTGAACGGCCTGCCGACCAGGCAGGAGACCGTGCGCAAGGTGATGGCCGCCGCCGACGAGCTCGGCTACGTGCGCAACGCCGTGGCCAGGTCGCTCAAGTCGCGCCGCACCCACCAGGTCGCCTTCGCCATGGCCGATGTCGGCAACCCCGCCTACCTGGCGATGCTCCGTCAGATCCAGCCCGTGCTGAAGGCCGCCGGGTACCGGCTCGTGCTGCACTCCACCGACGCCGTCGTGGCTGACGAGATCGACGTGCTGCACAGCCTGGGGGAGCGGTACGTGGACGGGCTGATCATGAGCCCGCTGCGGGTCACCGAGGCCCACCTCGAGATGCTGGCCGCCGCCAGGGCACCCGTCGTGATCATCGGCTCGGTGCCCGACGGCACCCGCGTGGACAACGTGCGGGCGGACTCGCGGACCGGCGTCCGGCTGGCGGTCGATCATCTGTACGCGCTCGGCCGCCGCAGGATCGCCATGGTCAACGGCCCGCTGGACACCGTCCCCGGCGCCTCCCGCGGTGAGGCCTACCGTGAGGCGCTGCGGGACCTGGGCGTGCCCTACGACGAGAACCTCGTGCAGATCGGCGACTTCTACCGCGCGGAAGGGGGCCGCGCGGTGGCGGAGCTGCTCGCCAGGGTCCCCGACGTGGACGCGCTGCTGTGCGCGAACGACCTGATCGCCCTGGGCGCGCTCGACGTGCTGCGGGCCGCGGGGCGCCGGGTGCCGGACGACGTGGCGGTGGTCGGCATGGACGACACCGACCTGGCCGCCGCCTCCTGGCCCGCGCTGACCAGCGTCTCGCTCGGGTCCGCCGAGCGCGGCAAGGCCGCCGCCGAGCTGCTGCTCGAACGGCTGCAGGGTGGCGATCGCGAGCCAAGGCTGGTCACCGTCCCGCCCCGACTCGTGATCCGCGCCTCCACCGCCGGGGAGTCGGCGGAGTCGGCAGACGAAAGGGAGAGAGCGTGA
- a CDS encoding heme-binding protein yields the protein MNLELALRMTEAAVRQAVREGVAISVAVVDEGGHLVSFQRMEGAGIAGPALARGKAYTSVALRGSTLELAGRTAPGGDLHGLPREGFVCVGGGVPLWADHGEGWRVVGGIGVSGGTVTQDVACAEAAAEVWRTR from the coding sequence GTGAATCTGGAACTCGCGCTCCGCATGACCGAGGCGGCCGTCAGGCAGGCGGTCCGCGAAGGCGTGGCCATCTCCGTGGCGGTCGTGGACGAGGGCGGGCATCTGGTGTCTTTCCAGCGTATGGAGGGTGCGGGCATCGCGGGGCCGGCGCTCGCGCGGGGCAAGGCGTACACCTCGGTGGCCCTGCGCGGGTCCACCCTGGAGCTGGCCGGGCGGACGGCTCCTGGGGGCGACCTGCACGGGCTGCCCCGGGAGGGGTTCGTGTGCGTCGGAGGGGGCGTCCCGCTCTGGGCCGACCACGGTGAGGGCTGGCGCGTGGTGGGTGGCATCGGGGTCAGCGGGGGCACGGTCACACAGGACGTGGCATGCGCGGAAGCGGCCGCCGAGGTGTGGCGGACACGGTGA
- a CDS encoding acyltransferase, with product MTVLLDRPIAPVEQRPRRSAGTRTAVRDPFIDLLRVFGMALIVFQHWTIPVLTYDDGRLSTGNALSTPGVWVVTWISQVMPLVFFAGGAANAISFGRSAGSPQRWLAARLRRLAWPLLPLAAVWIPLPHVLLTLGVPEQPLEVGARLTGQLLWFLAVYLIAVTATPLALRLHERYGLLVPASLAAGAVLTDVVRFSTGWDAVGYLNIVFVWMAVHQLGFFYAEGRLPRPWALALGGFGVAALLVAYGPYPGSMIGLPGAEVSNMAPPTLAMLAVGIGQVGLAALLRPWLVRLPTRRLLDWAGPRIMTAYLWHMPALFAVTGVVVVLLGIDTPRPGSAFWLAGWPVWFGLLCLVMWPLLKGFARFEAPPALPYGQAGWGGTLTAVGLVGGGVLALTVGGFAPGGVPFLAVLALLGGLLMTAPRSRA from the coding sequence ATGACCGTCCTGCTGGACCGCCCCATCGCCCCGGTCGAACAGCGGCCGCGCCGCTCGGCGGGCACGCGCACAGCCGTGCGGGACCCCTTCATCGACCTGCTGCGGGTCTTCGGCATGGCGCTGATCGTGTTCCAGCACTGGACGATCCCCGTGCTGACCTACGACGACGGCCGGCTGAGCACGGGCAACGCGCTGTCGACGCCGGGCGTGTGGGTGGTGACGTGGATCAGCCAGGTCATGCCGCTGGTGTTCTTCGCGGGCGGCGCGGCGAACGCGATCAGCTTCGGCCGCTCGGCCGGCAGCCCGCAGCGGTGGCTGGCGGCCCGGCTGCGCCGGCTGGCCTGGCCGCTGCTGCCGCTGGCCGCGGTGTGGATCCCGCTCCCCCACGTGCTGCTCACGCTGGGCGTGCCCGAGCAGCCGCTGGAGGTGGGCGCGCGGCTGACCGGCCAGCTCCTGTGGTTCCTCGCCGTCTACCTGATCGCCGTCACGGCCACCCCGCTCGCGCTGCGCCTGCACGAGAGGTACGGCCTGCTGGTCCCCGCGTCGCTGGCGGCCGGGGCGGTGCTGACGGACGTGGTGCGCTTCTCGACCGGCTGGGACGCCGTGGGCTACCTGAACATCGTGTTCGTCTGGATGGCGGTCCACCAGCTCGGCTTCTTCTACGCCGAGGGACGGCTGCCTCGCCCGTGGGCACTGGCGCTGGGCGGGTTCGGCGTGGCGGCCCTGCTGGTGGCGTACGGCCCCTACCCGGGCAGCATGATCGGCCTGCCGGGCGCCGAGGTGTCGAACATGGCCCCGCCCACCCTCGCCATGCTGGCCGTCGGCATCGGGCAGGTCGGGCTGGCCGCGCTGCTGCGGCCGTGGCTGGTGCGGCTGCCCACGCGGCGCCTGCTGGACTGGGCGGGCCCGCGCATCATGACCGCGTACCTGTGGCACATGCCGGCCCTGTTCGCGGTCACCGGCGTGGTGGTGGTCCTGCTGGGCATCGACACGCCGCGGCCGGGCAGCGCGTTCTGGCTGGCGGGATGGCCGGTCTGGTTCGGGCTGCTCTGCCTGGTCATGTGGCCGCTGCTGAAGGGCTTCGCCAGGTTCGAGGCGCCGCCCGCGCTGCCGTACGGGCAGGCCGGGTGGGGCGGCACGCTCACGGCGGTCGGCCTGGTCGGCGGCGGGGTGCTGGCGCTCACGGTCGGCGGGTTCGCGCCCGGCGGCGTGCCGTTCCTCGCGGTGCTCGCGCTGCTGGGCGGGCTGCTGATGACGGCGCCCCGGTCACGGGCGTGA